The Bacillus sp. 2205SS5-2 genome contains a region encoding:
- a CDS encoding GNAT family N-acetyltransferase yields MKNVKVNLEKLNSENWYECCKLEVSEEQKNYIEPNAISIAQSKFEPALKANAIYFDGKVVGFLMYNSVKEELDGYWVYRIMIDKNFQGKGIGKEATKLMILEMATLLDAKKIVVGYNPENKAAHLLYSSLGFVDNGDRFGKEMAVIKNI; encoded by the coding sequence ATGAAAAATGTTAAGGTGAATCTTGAAAAATTGAATTCAGAAAACTGGTATGAATGTTGTAAATTAGAAGTTTCTGAGGAACAAAAAAATTATATTGAACCAAATGCAATTTCTATAGCTCAATCAAAGTTTGAGCCAGCCTTAAAAGCCAATGCCATCTATTTTGATGGGAAAGTAGTAGGTTTTTTGATGTATAATTCTGTAAAAGAAGAGCTCGATGGCTATTGGGTGTATCGAATAATGATTGATAAGAATTTTCAAGGTAAGGGTATCGGAAAAGAAGCAACAAAGTTAATGATTTTAGAGATGGCTACCTTACTGGATGCTAAAAAAATTGTTGTAGGCTATAACCCCGAGAATAAGGCTGCTCATCTTTTATATTCAAGTTTGGGTTTTGTTGATAATGGGGATCGATTCGGAAAAGAAATGGCTGTTATCAAAAACATTTAA